From one Misgurnus anguillicaudatus chromosome 2, ASM2758022v2, whole genome shotgun sequence genomic stretch:
- the LOC129441700 gene encoding protein THEM6: protein MLLWVLSGSLVLFSSIDVWYFLRGSWMVIKSLFQGPIQDVLAEQVVHGRVLLHDLDYMFHMNNARYLRECDFARFAHNTRNGLFRAARALNATMVVGASTIRYRRSLVLGEAFELRTRIVSWDEKSFYLEQRFVSKSDGFISAVMLCRQNVIRSSPEKILDFLCKRTVECPDVPEDLQHWIRFITASSQALRAESGLDEKTK from the exons ATGCTGCTGTGGGTTCTATCCGGGTCTCTGGTTCTGTTCAGCAGTATCGATGTCTGGTATTTCCTGAGAGGTTCTTGGATGGTGATCAAGTCCTTGTTCCAGGGCCCGATCCAAGATGTCCTGGCCGAGCAGGTGGTTCACGGACGGGTTCTCCTTCACGATCTGGACTACATGTTTCACATGAATAACGCTCGCTATCTGCGCGAGTGCGACTTCGCCCGCTTTGCGCACAACACCCGAAACGGGCTTTTCAGGGCCGCCCGGGCGCTCAACGCCACGATGGTGGTCGGAGCGTCGACCATCCGCTACAGACGCTCGCTGGTTCTCGGCGAGGCATTTGAGCTGCGGACCCGCATCGTGTCCTGGGACGAGAAGTCCTTTTACCTGGAGCAGAGGTTCGTCTCCAAGTCCGATGGGTTCATCTCAGCTGTCATGCTGTGCAGACAGAATGTGATCCGCAGCTCTCCAGAAAAGATCTTGGACTTCCTGTGCAAGAGAACG GTGGAGTGCCCTGATGTACCTGAGGATCTTCAGCACTGGATTAGGTTCATCACTGCAAGCAGTCAGGCATTGAGAGCAGAGAGTGGATTAGATGAGAAGACCAAATGA
- the them6 gene encoding protein THEM6-like encodes MEGDTVLWILAVLLLLFCSLDVWYFIRAVAVVTRAWFQSPVFDITGEQTLNGRVLFHDIDLCHMNNARYLRECDFARFSLYTRNGVFKALRALGATMVVGATTIRYRRPLCVGEAFKLCSRIVTWDEKSFYLEQRFVSCKDGVVSAVMFCKQNILRSSPDKILQYLCKRKVEVPEVPEDLQHWISFISASSKALREESGLDNAKTK; translated from the exons AT GGAAGGGGACACAGTGCTGTGGATTCTGGCCGTGTTGTTGCTTCTGTTCTGCAGTTTGGATGTGTGGTATTTCATCCGAGCAGTGGCTGTGGTGACCAGGGCTTGGTTCCAGtctcctgtttttgacatcacaGGCGAGCAGACCCTCAACGGTCGGGTCCTTTTCCATGATATTGACCTTTGCCACATGAACAATGCCCGCTACCTACGTGAGTGTGATTTTGCCCGTTTCTCTTTATATACTCGCAATGGGGTGTTCAAGGCTTTACGGGCCCTAGGGGCCACCATGGTTGTTGGGGCAACTACCATCCGCTACAGGCGGCCATTGTGTGTTGGTGAGGCATTTAAGCTGTGCAGTCGAATCGTCACCTGGGATGAGAAATCGTTTTACCTGGAGCAGCGGTTTGTGTCGTGTAAGGATGGAGTGGTCTCTGCTGTCATGTTCTGCAAACAGAATATACTGCGCAGCAGCCCGGATAAGATCCTGCAGTACCTGTGCAAAAGAAAG GTTGAAGTGCCAGAAGTTCCTGAAGACCTGCAGCACTGGATCAGTTTCATTTCTGCCAGCAGTAAAGCTCTCAGAGAGGAAAGTGGACTGGATAACGCTAAGACTAAATGA